A stretch of the Candidatus Jettenia sp. AMX2 genome encodes the following:
- a CDS encoding GIY-YIG nuclease family protein: MNNWFLYLIRCKQGRLYTGITTDVERRFTEHAGNDKKGSKYLRGKAPLTLVMEKRIGSKSMALKIEARVKKLSKIKKEMFIYSIRLESLVSASGNYH, from the coding sequence ATGAACAATTGGTTTTTGTATTTGATACGATGTAAACAGGGAAGATTATACACAGGCATTACGACTGACGTTGAAAGAAGATTTACAGAACATGCTGGTAATGACAAAAAAGGGTCAAAATACCTGAGGGGAAAAGCCCCTTTGACGTTGGTTATGGAAAAGAGGATTGGAAGCAAGAGTATGGCGTTAAAGATAGAAGCAAGAGTAAAAAAATTATCAAAAATCAAAAAAGAAATGTTTATATACTCAATCAGACTGGAATCACTGGTTTCAGCTTCTGGAAATTATCATTAA
- a CDS encoding transposase, giving the protein MKVQLKSIVEKEVQLFRDHSILDVDKLTARELLDTLKAPPPHPKLVMHILPPYSPNLNPIERVWKVMNEHVRNNKVFDSFTEFNAKIRTFFSATWNTILPDLPDRINDNFQKLKPVIPV; this is encoded by the coding sequence GTGAAAGTACAGCTAAAATCAATTGTAGAAAAAGAGGTACAATTGTTTAGGGATCATTCAATTTTAGATGTTGACAAATTAACTGCGCGAGAATTATTAGATACGCTAAAAGCACCACCCCCGCATCCTAAATTGGTGATGCATATTTTGCCGCCATATAGTCCTAATCTGAACCCAATTGAAAGGGTATGGAAGGTAATGAATGAGCATGTCAGAAACAACAAGGTATTTGATTCATTTACTGAATTTAATGCTAAAATCCGTACGTTTTTCAGCGCAACATGGAATACCATTTTACCTGATTTGCCAGACAGAATTAATGATAATTTCCAGAAGCTGAAACCAGTGATTCCAGTCTGA